Proteins encoded within one genomic window of Acidobacteriota bacterium:
- a CDS encoding nucleoside recognition domain-containing protein, with amino-acid sequence MGPVFILLLLVAVCVGLLTGRIEAVSRASVESAQSAVTLAIGLVGMMSFWLGMVEVLSRAGLLGGLARSLRPLFRRLFPEIPDGHPALAAITMNIAANMMGLVNAATPFGIAAMRQLDRLNTRKGTATDPMCLFLAINTSAVAVFPTGVIAARAALGSKDPAGIVITTLLATALSTLAAVVACLLLARLPFFSASRPPLVQGGGDDPAAGEADDEGIVSAPPAKWSFPRLVIAAAVLLVAIACGAWGFASLARSGLAPHEFRVALSATVLPGIILVVVLAGWSRRVDVYAAVVEGGREGFQVALRIIPYMVAILVGVGMFRASGALDALVGLIDPLTRALALPAEALPMALLRPLSGSGAYAVMAEIMKTHGADSAIGYLVSTMQGSTETTFYVLAVYGGEVGLRRTRHAIPACLVGDLFGVLGAVLACRWWLG; translated from the coding sequence GCGGATCGAGGCGGTCAGTCGAGCGTCCGTGGAAAGCGCCCAGTCCGCCGTGACCCTGGCGATCGGCCTGGTCGGCATGATGAGTTTCTGGCTGGGGATGGTGGAAGTCCTCTCCCGCGCCGGTTTGCTCGGTGGACTCGCGCGCAGCCTGCGTCCCCTGTTTCGCCGGCTTTTTCCCGAGATTCCCGACGGACATCCGGCCCTGGCGGCGATCACGATGAACATCGCCGCGAACATGATGGGACTGGTCAATGCGGCGACCCCCTTCGGCATTGCGGCGATGCGTCAACTCGACCGGCTCAACACGCGAAAGGGTACCGCCACCGACCCGATGTGCCTGTTTCTGGCCATCAACACCTCGGCGGTCGCGGTTTTTCCCACGGGTGTGATCGCGGCCCGGGCCGCCCTGGGTTCGAAGGATCCCGCGGGCATCGTGATCACGACCCTCCTCGCCACCGCGCTGTCCACCCTGGCGGCGGTCGTGGCCTGCCTGCTGCTCGCACGCCTGCCTTTCTTCAGTGCCAGCCGTCCGCCCCTCGTGCAGGGTGGGGGGGATGACCCGGCGGCCGGGGAGGCGGACGATGAGGGCATCGTGAGCGCTCCACCGGCGAAGTGGTCCTTCCCGCGCCTGGTGATCGCGGCGGCGGTGCTGCTGGTGGCCATCGCGTGCGGGGCCTGGGGTTTTGCCTCCCTGGCCCGTTCCGGGCTCGCTCCTCACGAGTTCCGTGTGGCCCTGTCGGCGACGGTGCTGCCCGGGATCATCCTGGTCGTGGTGCTCGCCGGGTGGTCGCGGAGGGTCGATGTCTATGCGGCCGTGGTGGAGGGGGGACGAGAGGGTTTCCAGGTGGCCTTGCGGATCATCCCCTACATGGTGGCGATCCTCGTTGGCGTGGGGATGTTTCGTGCGTCGGGCGCCCTCGACGCGCTGGTCGGCCTGATCGACCCCCTGACCCGGGCCCTTGCCCTGCCCGCCGAAGCCCTGCCGATGGCCCTGCTGCGCCCCCTGTCCGGGTCGGGAGCCTACGCGGTGATGGCCGAAATCATGAAGACCCATGGCGCGGACAGCGCCATCGGGTACCTGGTGTCGACCATGCAGGGCAGCACCGAAACGACTTTCTACGTGCTGGCGGTCTATGGCGGCGAGGTGGGACTGCGCAGGACCCGGCACGCGATACCGGCCTGCCTGGTCGGCGATCTCTTCGGCGTACTCGGTGCCGTGCTGGCCTGCCGCTGGTGGCTCGGCTGA